The Dyadobacter sp. 676 DNA window TGTTCAAAGGAACGTCAAATTTGCGTAGCGTAGCCTCGTTAACGACAATTTTATAATTCGTATCAGCCGGAAATTCCTTTGAGAACATGCGGCCCGCAACCGGTTTGAAACCCATCGTTTCCATAAAATCCGGCGCCACCCAGTTGGTTTTGATAAGATTATCGTCATTTACGGTCTGCCCTGGTAAATAAACCGACATATCGCTGGGATTGAGAATGCCGGGGTAATAGGCTGTGCCCGATGCAGCCGATATCCGGCTATCCTGTAAAAGTTCGTTTTTCAATGCCGTATAGGCCTGTCGCGCCTCCTGGCTTCGGAACGGGATCACGATCTGCTGGTCTTTTGTAAAGCCGAGCGGCTGATTCTTCATAAAACGTATCTGCCCCTGAATCACAATGGTAGCGACTACCAAACCAATCGAAATCACAAACTGGAACACCACCAGCCCACGGCGGAGCGTTGTGGCCGATACCGAATTGACAAACCGGCCTTTGATTACATCCAGCGGATTGAATACCGACAGGTAAAATGCCGGGTAACTTCCCGCAAGCAAACCGGTAACCAACGCCAGCAGCACAAATCCGCCGACTATCTTCGGTTGCAAAAGATCGTGTACATCAAGCGATTTGTCGGCAAGCTGATTGAAGAATGGCAATAGCAGGACCACAAGCGTTACAGCGATCGCCAGTCCGAGCAGCGTAAGCACCATGGATTCGCCAAGGAACTGACCTACCAGACTGCCCTTGCCGGCGCCCATCACCTTGCGCATGCCTACCTCAGCCGCCCGCTTCGCGGAGCGTGCAGTGGCCAGGTTCATGAAATTGATGCAGGCGATCAGTAAAGTAAATACAGCGATACACCCCAGCACATAAAGGTAGGTCGGGCTGGTTGTCGAGCTGACGATGCGGTCGATCTGGCTAAAAAGGTGAATATCCCGAACGGGAAGCAATGCCAGTTTCTTGTCATATCCGGCGATTTTAAGGTCTTTACGCGCATATTTTTCGATGAAAGCCGGCAATTTCGCTTCGAATGCCGCCGCATCGGTACCCGGCCTGAGGCGCAGGTAATGGTAAAACATGTTATTGTTGGTAAAGTTGAGGTCAGGCTGCCGTAGGTAATCGCCTATCCAGCCTACCTGGAATGTCACGAAGTAATGGGCGTCGATATGTGAACGTGCGCTTTCATCGCGGAAAACGCCCGTTACCTTGAAATTCTCGTTATGACCGGTCTTTCCGCCGACCTTCACGGTACGGTTCAGCGCGGGCGTATTTCCGAAAAGTTTATGTGCCAGCACGTTCGAAAGTACGATGGAATGCGGATCGTTAAGCGCAGTCCGTTGGTCGCCTTCCAGAAATTGGTAAGTAAAAACATCGAAGAATGTCGAATCGACGTGCGTCCCCTTGGTTTCATAGAACGACAGCGGGTCTTTGCCGGGTTGCTCGACCGTCAGCAATGCCTTGTCTTCCAGAAAATTTTGCCAGAGGCGGGTTACCTGCACAACTTCGGGGTATTCCGCCTTCAACGCGTGGGCGTAAGGCGCCGGCGCGCGGGGGTTATCCATTTTCTCTCCATTCGGCTGAACGTTCTCAGAACGCACCAGATAGAGATCATTAACGTGCTCCTGATGTTTGTCGAACGAAACCTCGCTCAGAATGTAAAGCAGCAGAAGCATGCAACAGGCCATCCCGACCGACAGGCCGAAGACGTTAATAACAGAGAACATCTTGTTTTTCAAGACGTTCCTCCAAGCAATTTTCAGATAGTTTTGGATCATGGCCGGGTAAGGGATTGCATTCCGGCATTGTAGAATGAATAATTATACCAAGCCTTTAATTTGCCTTAAAAATACTAATAATCAGAACATTAAATTGAATATAACGCAACAAGAGTGTCCGAAACCGGACACTCTTGTTCATTATTGTAAAGCGAAATTAGTTTAGAAGCAGCAACCTGATCTTCGATTTTTGATCAAATAAGGTTATCAGACATCAAAAAGCTACTGTAATCATGGAAACATTTCAATACAGTTGGTCCGATAGCTTCGGGTAATATGTTCTGACTTCGAATCTGAAAAACACTGGGAGCTTTCGCATTCGTCGCTGCCAGAATCGCGCCGAAATCAAGGTCGTGGGTGAAGACCACGAAGTCATTCCGTTTCGCGTATTCGAAAATTATTCTATCCGGATCGGTAGCTTTCCCTATTTCGGACCAGTGCTTCGATACGATTGCATTTTCAGCAAAGTACTGCACCCAAACCGGCGACAGATTCATATCGATGAGTACTTTCACGCGGCTTCGAACGGAATTTCTATTTCATCTGCGCGCCACGCTGCGTATGCCAGTGCCTCACTGATATCTTCCGCTTCGAGGTACGGATAAAATTTCTGCACTTCGTTAAAACTCCTGCCCGATGCAATCAGTCCTACAATCGTTCCTACGGTCACTCGCATTCCTCTGATGCAAGGCTTCCCTCCCATAACATTAGGGTCAAAAGTGATTCTATTCCATTCCATAAGCCATTTTTTCTTAAAGTTACGGAATATCCCTCAATCAGGTGCCTGTCTACTCACTCCGCAAACTCTTAACCGGATCGGCCAGCGCGGCTTTGATTCCCTGAAAGCCTACCGTCGCGATTGTCAGTGCAAGAGCGCCCAGTGCTACCAGTCCGAAAACGTACCAGGGCAGATGGACGTGGTATTCGAAACTGGCCAGATATTTGATGACAAAGCTGTACGCCAGCGGCAAGCCGATCAGGAGGGCGATCACCAGCAATATCACGAAATCCCGCGAAAGGAGAACGGCGATGCCCCGCACATTGGCGCCGAGGACTTTCCGTATACCGATTTCCTTCGTCCGTTTGCTCGCCGCCAGCGAAATCAGGCCGAATATGCCCGCG harbors:
- a CDS encoding ABC transporter permease → MIQNYLKIAWRNVLKNKMFSVINVFGLSVGMACCMLLLLYILSEVSFDKHQEHVNDLYLVRSENVQPNGEKMDNPRAPAPYAHALKAEYPEVVQVTRLWQNFLEDKALLTVEQPGKDPLSFYETKGTHVDSTFFDVFTYQFLEGDQRTALNDPHSIVLSNVLAHKLFGNTPALNRTVKVGGKTGHNENFKVTGVFRDESARSHIDAHYFVTFQVGWIGDYLRQPDLNFTNNNMFYHYLRLRPGTDAAAFEAKLPAFIEKYARKDLKIAGYDKKLALLPVRDIHLFSQIDRIVSSTTSPTYLYVLGCIAVFTLLIACINFMNLATARSAKRAAEVGMRKVMGAGKGSLVGQFLGESMVLTLLGLAIAVTLVVLLLPFFNQLADKSLDVHDLLQPKIVGGFVLLALVTGLLAGSYPAFYLSVFNPLDVIKGRFVNSVSATTLRRGLVVFQFVISIGLVVATIVIQGQIRFMKNQPLGFTKDQQIVIPFRSQEARQAYTALKNELLQDSRISAASGTAYYPGILNPSDMSVYLPGQTVNDDNLIKTNWVAPDFMETMGFKPVAGRMFSKEFPADTNYKIVVNEATLRKFDVPLNKAVGQKFLFNNGGDTPGSVEVVGVVKDFHFQDLHKVIEPYAFFLNMNPSYNYLIAHINGKDAAAVLPFIEGKWKSLVPDEPFAYSFLDEDFQKNYAADARTSRLVNAFTVISILISCLGLFGLAAFAAQQRIKEIGVRKVLGASVTSIVGLLSGDFVKLVVISIIIATPLTWYLMNRWLADFAYKISLQWWMFAGAGALAVIIALLTVSTQAIKAAITNPVKSLKTE
- a CDS encoding DUF5615 family PIN-like protein → MKVLIDMNLSPVWVQYFAENAIVSKHWSEIGKATDPDRIIFEYAKRNDFVVFTHDLDFGAILAATNAKAPSVFQIRSQNILPEAIGPTVLKCFHDYSSFLMSDNLI
- a CDS encoding DUF433 domain-containing protein, which encodes MEWNRITFDPNVMGGKPCIRGMRVTVGTIVGLIASGRSFNEVQKFYPYLEAEDISEALAYAAWRADEIEIPFEAA